A single genomic interval of Helianthus annuus cultivar XRQ/B chromosome 6, HanXRQr2.0-SUNRISE, whole genome shotgun sequence harbors:
- the LOC110864537 gene encoding uncharacterized protein LOC110864537: MIVVQGYRFEDNGFQQPKLQPIKYRIDESLSQILGHYNQIFRFLFQLVIEAEYGEGFEIFRPDGPLKVDVDFLNDRLQEGFLKWIRYAMKPDEAYGLIFSWDNVMMNLCMAASRVLKL; this comes from the exons ATGATTGTGGTTCAAG GCTATCGATTTGAAGATAATGGATTCCAGCAACCAAAACTTCAACCAATCAAGTACCGAATTGATGAATCACTGTCACAAATTTTGGGTCACTACAATCAG ATCTTTCGTTTTCTTTTTCAACTG GTGATTGAAGCTGAATATGGGGAAGGGTTTGAGATTTTTAGGCCAGATGGGCCCTTGAAAGTTGATGTT GATTTTTTAAATGATAGATTACAAGAGGGTTTTCTAAAATGGATTCGATACGCGATGAAACCTGATGAAGCTTATGGACTTATTTTCTCATGGGACAATGTGATG ATGAATTTGTGTATGGCGGCCAGTCGGGTACTCAAGCTTTAA